The DNA region GCTCGCCCGCCGCCGCCAGGAACGCGACGAGCAACTGGAACGCGTCCGTGCCCGTACGGCCCTGCTCGCCCAAGGCGAGACGCCCGAACAGCGGGCCGTTCTGACCCGCGTGGCCGCCGTGACGCCCTGGGCGGGCGGAGAGACCGGCGCGCTGCGCTACACGCAGCTGCTCGACGACCTGGCTCCGAAAGGCGGCGCGGTGGCCGAGATGGCGGTGCACCGCGCCCTGTGGACGCTCGCGGAGCGGCGCGTGCTGGCCGTCTCGCCGCACGGGGTGGTCACCGCCATCCCGACCCTGACGGCCGTGCCGGACGCCCTGCCCAGTCCCTGAGCGCCAGGGCGTCCGGCGGCGCGGCACGGTCAGGCCAGCGTGCCGGACGACGCGCCGATGTGGGCGCTCATGTTCTCGAAGGTCTTCGAGATCAGCTTCTGCGCCTGGGCATCCAAGAGCCGCCCACCCACCGTGGCGACCGGGCCGCGCATGTTCGCCTCGCCCGTCCAGTCCAGCAGGGTCGTGCCGTCGCCGTTGTCCACGACGTTCGCGCCCGCCGTCAGATCGACCACGCTGCCCAGGCCGCCGCCCTGCACGTTCACGTTCACCCGGCCAGCCGCCTCGTCCGGCAGCACCTCGATCTTGAACTTGAACTTGCCGCGCACCATGCCCACGCCCACCTGCACGACCGCGTCCATGTGCGTCTGGTCATGCACCGTCACTTCCTGCACGTCCGGCAGGCAGCGCGCCACGCGTTCGGGATCCTGCACGAAGGCCCACACGACGGCGGGCGGCGCCTGCACCTTCTCCTGACCTGAGTAATTCAGTTTCATACGGTCACCTCTGGAACGCTGGACTTGAAGACGCCGCCATTCTAGGCGCGCGGGGGTTTGGGAAAGATTGGGCGCGTCACCACGCGCGCTCCGGGCCTACCATGCAGGCGTGACGTCCGCTTCCACCACCGTCGCTGGGGTGCTGCTCGCCGCCGGGCTCAGCACCCGCATGGGGCAGCCCAAGCAGCTGGCCGCGCTGCACGGCCGTCCGCTGTGCACGTACGCCGCCCAGGCGCTGGCCGACGCCGGGCATGGGCACCTGCTGGCCGTTGTGCCGCCCGGCGTGGTGGGTGACGAGATTCGCACGGCCCTGGCGGGGCTGGACTTCGCGTTCGTGGTGAATCCGGAGCCGGCCCGCGGCCTGGCCTCGTCCTTCCGGGCCGCCGTGGCCGCCCTGCCGCCGGGCCTGACCGGAGCGAACTTCGCGCTGGCCGACATGCCCCTGATCACGGCAGACGTCCACCGTTCCCTGCTCGCCGCCTTCCGGACGTCTGGAGCGCCGGTCGTGCTGGCCGAGTACGGCGAGGCCCCAGACGCCGTGCGCGCCCCGCCGCACCTGTTCCGTGCGGATCTGCTGCGGGCCATCCGGGACACGCCGGACGCCGATCACGGACCGCGCGCCCTGATCGGCGCCCACCGCGCCCAGGCCGTCACCCTGACCTTCCCGGCGACCCTGCTGCTGGACGTGGACACGCCGGACGCGCTGGAGGCCGCCGCGCGGGCGCTGCCACTCACCTGAACGGGGGCTGCCCCATCTGGGCACCGGGCCCTGACGGCCGCCCCGTATGATCCGGGAGTGAAACGTCATCTCATCCTCAGTCTGGGCGTCGTGGCCCTGGGTTCCGGCGCGCACGCGGCCTCCCTGACCGAACTGCTGCCCGCCGGAGCGCTCCTGACCCTGGAAACCCGTGACGCGGCCGGGGCCATCGGCCGGCTGTCCGGCGTGCTGGGCCGCGTCATGGATCAGGTGGCCGGGCCGGACGCCCAGGGCACCCAGACCATGAACGGCCTGCAGGAACTCATGAAGGGCTCCATCGGGAAGGAGGCCGCCGTGGGCGTGTTCACGGTCGGTCGGTCCGCCCAGACCTACTCGCCCGAGCTGCTGGCCGTGTCGCGCGTGGACGACCTCTCGGCCGAGTTCTTCGGCAGCCTGCTGAAGAAGAAAACAGGTGCCCGCGTGGGCGTGTACACCTTCGCCCGCCAGGACGACGTGTACGCGGGCAT from Deinococcus sp. KSM4-11 includes:
- a CDS encoding NTP transferase domain-containing protein — protein: MTSASTTVAGVLLAAGLSTRMGQPKQLAALHGRPLCTYAAQALADAGHGHLLAVVPPGVVGDEIRTALAGLDFAFVVNPEPARGLASSFRAAVAALPPGLTGANFALADMPLITADVHRSLLAAFRTSGAPVVLAEYGEAPDAVRAPPHLFRADLLRAIRDTPDADHGPRALIGAHRAQAVTLTFPATLLLDVDTPDALEAAARALPLT
- a CDS encoding carbon monoxide dehydrogenase subunit G; translated protein: MKLNYSGQEKVQAPPAVVWAFVQDPERVARCLPDVQEVTVHDQTHMDAVVQVGVGMVRGKFKFKIEVLPDEAAGRVNVNVQGGGLGSVVDLTAGANVVDNGDGTTLLDWTGEANMRGPVATVGGRLLDAQAQKLISKTFENMSAHIGASSGTLA